One Rosa chinensis cultivar Old Blush chromosome 5, RchiOBHm-V2, whole genome shotgun sequence genomic region harbors:
- the LOC112203923 gene encoding receptor like protein 22: protein MGKKLENQVNHKSHGSLFPQNTKANLFIPSAPLFLGASRSGIKAPTTVLGKVYPAKRVVLQFIENLNLAYNNFNYTEIPSQLGKLTRLSNLNLSNAGFVGQIPVEISHLTRLVILDLSTLSFLGYPSMRLDNPNLSLLIGNLSELMELRLDGVDISSQKNSWCQAISTSLPKLRVLSLSSCTLSGPIDSSLRKLHSLSLIHIEYNHLSSPVPEFFSNFTNLTSLRFGNSGLHGTFPNKIFQLPRLQTIHLWGNPQLQGSLPEFPKNGLIQSLVLSGSNFSGLLPYSIGVLTMLSQLDVSYCNFTGPIPKSVENLAGLVYLDLSGNKFNGSVPFFRMAKNLTQINLSKNYLTGQINSTHWEHLTNLLILDLHSNLLDGSFPFSLFLLPSLEKILLSNNQFSGQLLEVPNISSYILDTLDLSSNNLEGPVPRSLFNLQGLKILSLSSNNFSGLLCLNDLQQLRNLSSVDLSHNSLLITYEHHTNSSYSSFPQLTPLLLASGELRTFPEFLRNQSELAYLDLSENQIFGQIPNWIWRLNLLQLNLSCNSLVTLEGPMLNLSSRLFVLDLHSNQLQGQIPVFSSPAYYYNIQYLDYSRNNFSSSIPADIGNILNYTRFFSISNNNIHGSIPGSICNAFYLQVLDLSNNSLSAMIPPCLTAMSSNLAVLNLGTNSLTGTISDTFCPDCGLKTLDLNGNQIVGQFPESLGNCRLLEVLNLGNNQITGTFPNLLSEMLILRVLVLRSNKFYGEIGCPKTYGSWPLLQIVDIAHNNFSGTIPGKCMRSWRAMMANDSLSKLKHLQFEVFTQVYYDDAITVTNKGLEMKLEKILTIFTSIDFSGNKFSGSIPEEVGELKSLYVLNLSSNALTGEVPSSLGDLQHIESLDLSSNKLTGNIPLQLAKLTFLAVLNLSNNQLVGRIPSSTQISTFSADSFTGNKALCGFPLNVPCSNTNETTKFQYHKSGIGSVVDLNVIGTVEIGCIVGFGIATGSLVFCNRWRKWYYRAMCNIILKIFPQLDHRFGPHRRHVYINPRWGR, encoded by the exons ATGGGGAAAAAACTTGAAAATCAAGTCAACCACAAATCTCATGGAAGCCTTTTCCCACAAAATACTAAAGCCAACCTCTTCATTCCCAGCGCCCCACTTTTCCTTGGCGCTTCTAGAAG TGGAATCAAGGCTCCGACTACTGTTCTTGGGAAGGTGTATCCTGCAAAGAGGGTTGT TCTGCAGTTCATCGAAAACCTGAATTTGGCATATAATAACTTCAATTATACAGAGATTCCATCCCAGCTCGGGAAGCTAACCAGGTTGAGTAATTTAAATCTGTCAAATGCTGGCTTTGTGGGCCAGATTCCAGTTGAGATTTCGCACTTGACAAGGTTGGTAATCCTCGATCTCTCTACTTTATCCTTTCTTGGATATCCTTCTATGAGACTTGATAATCCAAATTTGAGTTTGCTCATTGGGAACCTTTCTGAGCTTATGGAACTTCGTCTTGATGGTGTAGACATATCATCACAGAAGAATTCTTGGTGCCAAGCCATATCAACCTCATTGCCAAAGTTGAGGGTGCTGAGCTTGTCCAGTTGTACTCTTTCAGGCCCTATTGATTCTTCCTTACGGAAGCTTCACTCCCTCTCATTGATTCATATAGAATATAATCATTTGTCTTCTCCAGTTCCAGAATTCTTCTCAAACTTCACAAATTTGACTTCCTTACGCTTTGGTAATTCTGGCTTACATGGTACTTTCCCAAATAAGATCTTTCAGTTACCTAGATTACAGACTATTCACTTATGGGGTAATCCACAGCTTCAAGGTTCATTACCAGAGTTTCCGAAAAATGGATTGATTCAATCTCTAGTTCTAAGCGGATCAAATTTTTCAGGGTTATTGCCATACTCTATTGGAGTCCTCACAATGCTGTCCCAATTAGATGTTTCATATTGCAATTTTACAGGACCAATCCCAAAGTCGGTGGAAAATCTTGCAGGATTGGTTTACTTGGACTTGTCAGGGAACAAGTTTAATGGTTCAGTTCCATTTTTCAGAATGGCCAAGAATCTTACCCAAATAAATCTCTCTAAGAATTACCTAACAGGTCAGATTAATTCCACTCATTGGGAGCACCTTACGAATCTGCTGATTCTTGACTTGCATTCTAATCTACTTGATGGAAGTTTTCCCTTCTCTCTATTTTTGCTTCCCTCACTTGAGAAAATATTACTTTCCAACAACCAATTCTCTGGTCAGTTGCTTGAAGTCCCCAATATCTCTTCGTACATTTTGGACACTCTTGATTTGAGTAGCAATAATTTGGAAGGGCCAGTTCCCAGGTCTCTCTTTAATTTGCAAGGGCTCAAGATTCTTTCACTTTCTTCAAACAACTTCAGTGGCCTTCTTTGTCTCAATGATCTTCAGCAGCTAAGGAATCTTTCCAGTGTTGATCTTTCGCACAACAGCTTGTTGATTACTTATGAGCATCATACTAATTCCTCATATTCTTCCTTTCCTCAACTGACCCCATTGCTGTTGGCTTCTGGAGAGTTAAGAACGTTCCCTGAGTTCTTGAGGAATCAATCTGAATTAGCCTATTTGGACCTTTCAGAAAATCAGATTTTCGGCCAGATACCCAATTGGATTTGGAGACTCAACCTTCTTCAGTTAAATCTTTCTTGCAACTCCCTGGTAACTCTAGAAGGTCCAATGCTAAATCTCTCGTCTCGTCTATTCGTTCTTGATCTTCATTCCAACCAGCTTCAGGGACAAATCCCAGTTTTCTCATCACCTGCTTATTATTACAACATTCAATACCTGGATTACTCAAGGAATAATTTCAGCTCTAGCATACCAGCTGATATCGGGAATATCCTTAATTACACTAGATTCTTTTCTATTTCGAACAACAACATCCACGGCAGCATCCCAGGATCGATATGCAATGCATTTTATCTTCAGGTTCTTGATCTTTCCAACAATTCTTTGAGTGCCATGATTCCCCCATGTTTGACTGCAATGAGCAGTAATCTTGCAGTTCTTAATTTAGGGACAAACAGCCTAACTGGTACTATTTCTGACACATTTTGTCCAGATTGTGGCTTGAAAACCCTAGACCTCAATGGAAATCAAATAGTAGGCCAGTTTCCGGAATCTTTAGGAAACTGCAGACTGTTAGAGGTTCTAAACCTTGGAAACAATCAGATCACTGGTACCTTTCCGAATTTGTTAAGTGAAATGCTCATCTTGCGGGTCCTTGTTTTGCGCTCTAATAAATTTTATGGAGAGATTGGATGTCCCAAGACCTATGGCAGCTGGCCACTACTTCAAATTGTTGACATAGCTCACAACAATTTTAGTGGTACAATACCAGGAAAATGCATGAGGAGTTGGCGAGCAATGATGGCTAATGATTCCTTGTCAAAGCTCAAACACCTTCAGTTTGAGGTGTTCACTCAGGTTTATTATGATGATGCAATAACTGTTACCAACAAAGGTCTAGAGATGAAGCTGGAAAAGATTCTAACTATTTTCACCTCAATTGACTTCTCGGGCAACAAATTCAGCGGATCAATACCTGAAGAAGTTGGAGAGCTCAAATCACTCTATGTCCTTAACTTGTCCAGCAATGCTCTCACAGGTGAAGTCCCATCATCTTTGGGAGACTTACAACACATTGAGTCCTTGGACTTGTCAAGTAACAAACTTACCGGAAATATTCCACTGCAACTTGCGAAGCTCACTTTCCTTGCAGTCTTGAATCTCTCAAATAATCAACTTGTTGGAAGGATCCCAAGCAGTACTCAGATTTCAACATTTTCTGCAGATTCCTTTACAGGGAACAAAGCATTATGTGGATTTCCTTTGAATGTACCATGCAGTAATACCAACGAGACAACAAAGTTTCAATACCACAAGTCAGGAATTGGGTCGGTGGTTGATTTGAATGTTATCGGTACTGTTGAGATTGGATGTATTGTTGGCTTTGGAATTGCTACCGGCTCACTTGTGTTCTGCAATAGATGGAGGAAATGGTATTACAGAGCTATGTGTAACATCATATTAAAGATATTCCCTCAGCTGGATCACAGATTTGGTCCACACAGAAGACATGTTTACATAAATCCAAGGTGGGGAAGATGA
- the LOC121048971 gene encoding pentatricopeptide repeat-containing protein At1g05750, chloroplastic-like, which yields MPDRTLVSWNSMIVGFAANGHAEEALVFFNLMQKEGFKPDGVSFTGALTACSHAGRLEDALNVIENMPRKLNEVVLGSLLAACRTSGNINLAERLMKYLFELDPGVDSNYVLLANIYAADGRWDGANKVRKTMKDLGIQKVLGFSSVEIDCDIHEFVVNPMLMQSIYIQR from the exons ATGCCTGATCGGACCTTGGTTTCATGGAACTCTATGATTGTGGGTTTTGCGGCGAATGGGCATGCAGAGGAAGCTCTTGTGTTCTTCAACCTGATGCAGAAGGAGGGGTTCAAGCCGGACGGTGTCAGCTTCACTGGGGCTCTTACTGCATGCAGCCATGCTG GGAGGCTGGAAGATGCCTTGAATGTAATAGAGAACATGCCGAGGAAGCTAAATGAAGTTGTTTTGGGTTCTTTGCTAGCAGCTTGTAGAACTAGTGGAAATATCAACTTAGCTGAAAGACTGATGAAGTACCTGTTCGAGTTGGATCCTGGTGTTGATTCGAATTATGTGCTCCTTGCCAACATATATGCAGCAGATGGTAGGTGGGATGGTGCAAACAAGGTTAGAAAAACTATGAAAGACCTCGGAATCCAGAAGGTGCTAGGATTTAGTTCAGTTGAGATTGACTGTGATATTCATGAATTCGTGGTAAATCCCATGTTGATGCAGAGTATATATATTCAACGCTAA
- the LOC121049215 gene encoding uncharacterized protein LOC121049215 yields MDYDLIEEGMEAFHSIHERLSSYMVEKEAYDRAATLEVVNEELADPEDDEEVHIQLAPAALDDTPPKVKDPTEKVNLGTVSEPMEVLISAYLEPNEKQRLIELLLEFKDCFAEKYEDMPGLSPDLVCHQLPTLAEKRPVKQEPRRMNSETQILVKEEVEKMHKSGIIRVAKYNQWLSNIVPVRKKNGKLRVCVDYRDLNLATPKDVYPMPVADMLIPVAEEDRHKTAFCCPGFAGVFEYVVMPFGLKNAGATYQRAMNLIFHDLLGKVLEIYIDDVVVKSQKRGDHIADLRKVFERMRRHRLKMNPAKCVFGVQARDFLGFIVHQRGIEVPEDKASAVINASHPRTKKELQRLLGKINFLRRFISNSAGKIQPFSPLLRLQGQNEFVWEPKHQEAFDSIKAYLANPPVLVPPRTGVPLKLYIAAADASISSLLTQDDEDGVEHAIFYLSRVLMDCETRTDTLAGAGIVLKNPAGDRFSYSFQLTFQCTNNQAEYEALIIGLEVLLEMGVRDVQIRGDSQLVINQLLEKYRCTSWLLIPYLNRAIELLDQFTDVDMEHIPRERNFAANELAQLATGISLKYGVRERILKVERRTLPSWLARPDPPDDPMVAVLEPIDVDWQIPLLEYLKQPDSSADRKTRFLALNYFLRGDELRRRGEDGIDFRCVYGREAKRLLREVHTGICGSHQAGPKMRWLLRRHGYYWPSILKDCIAFAKGCWAMDLIGMIHPHSSLQHKFIIVATDYFTKWVEAEPLKEASGTTIRQFIFHNILCRFGIPEVLVSDRGATFMGGPVEELVNDFGIQFTHSTPYYAQSNGQAEASNKTIIT; encoded by the exons atggattacgacctcatTGAAGAGGGAATGGAAGCCTTCCACTCGATACACGAACGGTTGTCATCatacatggtggaaaaagaggcttacGATCGCGCtgcgaccttagaggtcgtcaATGAAGAACTCGCTGATCCGGAGGATGACGAGGAAGTCCATATTCAGCTCGCTCCGGCggcgctggacgatacacctcccAAGGTCAAAGACCCTACTGAGAAGGTCAACCTGGGTACTGTAAGTGAGCCTATGGAAGTATTGATCAGTGCTTACCTAGAGCCtaacgagaaacagaggctcatcgaACTATTGCTAGAGTTCAAGGATtgcttcgcggagaagtatgaggacatgcccggcctgtcaccagaCTTGGTTTGTCATCAATTACCAACTCTTGCTGAAAAGAGGCCCGTCAAGCAGGAACCTCGACGAATGAACTCCGAGACCCAGATTTTGGTAAAGGAGGAGGTAGAAAAAATGCACAAATCCGGCATCATAAGGGTTGCCAAGTATAACCAGTGgttatctaatatagtgcctgtccgaaagaaaaatggcaagcTGAGAGTCTGCGTTGATTATAGAGACTTGAATCTCGCCACACCTAAAGacgtttaccccatgccggtcgcggatatgttg attccggtcgctgaAGAGGACAGACACAAGACTGCTTTCTGCTGCCCTGGCTTCGCGGGAGTTttcgaatatgtggtcatgccttttggcctgaagaacgccggtgcgacGTATCAAAGAGCCATGAACTTGATCTTCCACGACCTACTGGGAAAGGTTTTAGAGATATACATTGATGACGTAGTCGTCAAGTCCCAGAAGCGAGGGGATCACATCGCGGATCTCAGGAAAGTGTTTGAGCGCATGCGCCGACATAGACTCAAAATGAACCCGGCCAAGTGTGTGTTTGGGGTTCAAGCAAGGGACTTTCTGGGGTTTATAGTCCACCAgcgaggaattgaggtcccAGAGGACAAGGCAAGCGCAGTCATTAATGCATCTCACCCACGGACGAAGAAGGAATTACAGCGTCTTTTGGGTAAGATTAATTTTCTAAGgcgtttcatctctaattctgcagggaaaatccagcccttctcaCCCTTGCTGAGACTACAAGGACAGAATGAATTTGTGTGGGAACCCAagcatcaagaggctttcgacagtatCAAGGCCTATCTGGCAAACCCACCAGTCTTGGTTCCACCGAGAACCGGGGTCCCGTTGAAGCTATATATCGCGGCAGCCGACGCTTCCATTAGTAGCCTGCTCACTCAGGACGATGAGGACGGTGTCGAACACGCTATATTTTATCTCAGCCGTGTACTGATGGATTGCGAGACAAG aacggATACTCTGGCCGGCGCAGGGATTGTTCTGAAGAACCCCGCCGGTGAtcgtttctcttattctttccagCTCACGTTCCAATGTACTAATAATCAGGCCGAATATGAAGCTCTTATCATTGGACTCGAAGTCTTGTTGGAAATGGGCGTCCGGGACGTTCAGATTCGCGGCGATTCTCAGCTCGTTATCAATCAGCTTCTGGAAAAATATCGGTGTACGAGTTGGCTGCTCATCCCATACCTGAATCGCGCCATCGAGCTTTTGGACCAGTTTACAGATGTTGATATGGAACATATACCACGTGAACGTAACTTTGCTGCTAATGAGCTCGCTCAGTTGGCTACAGGCATTAGCTTGAAGTACGGAGTGCGCGAGCGCATCCTGAAAGTTGAGCGTCGCACACTACCTTCGTGGCTTGCTCGACCTGATCCTCCAGACGATCCCATGGTTGCGGTACTAGAACCCATTGATGTCGATTGGCAGATTCCACTGCTTGAATACCTCAAACAACCAGACTCCAGCGCCGATAGGAAAACTCGTTTCCTCGCACTGAATTACTTCCTTAGAGGCGATGAACTGCGCAGACGTGGAGAAGATGGCATAGATTTTCGATGTGTCTACGGTCGCGAAGCCAAGAGATTGCTGCGCGAGGTGCACACGGGGATATGTGGATCTCATCAAGCCGGGCCTAAGATGCGTTGGCTCCTCCGACGTCATGGTTACTATTGGCCTAGCATTTTGAAGGACTGTATCGCATTTGCCAAAGGCT GTTGGGCAATGGACTTGATTGGAATGATCCATCCTCATTCTTCCCTACAGCACAAGTTTATCATCGTCGCCACTGACTACTTCACGAAATGGGTTGAAGCAGAGCCTCTGAAGGAAGCCTCCGGCACTACCATTCGCCAGTTTATTTTCCATAATATTCTCTGTAGGTTTGGCATCCCTGAAGTGCTGGTATCGGACAGGGGGGCAACGTTCATGGGAGGCCCCGTTGAGGAGCTGGTAAATGACTTTGGCATTCAATTCACACATAGTACTCCGTATTATGCTCAATCTAATGGTCAGGCGGAGGCGAGCAACAAGACAATCATCACCTGA
- the LOC112203924 gene encoding pentatricopeptide repeat-containing protein At1g05750, chloroplastic-like has translation MILPACTATPIQLPKQHPLTTTSHPSQSTSPNPKHDKKHSVSLRNRNESIDQTVLWTSSISQRCRSGQLSQAVSQFIQMRQAGVEPNHITFVTLFSGCAHFPAKAPLFGPSLHAYASKLGLDRTNVMVGTALVDMYAKSGRVELARLVFSGMEVKNSMSWNTMIDGYMRNGNVRDAVEVFDEMPERRGPL, from the coding sequence ATGATTCTCCCCGCCTGTACAGCAACCCCAATTCAACTTCCCAAACAACACCCACTCACCACTACTTCACACCCATCTCAGTCCACCTCTCCTAATCCAAAACACGACAAGAAACACTCCGTTTCGCTGAGAAATAGGAATGAAAGTATAGACCAAACTGTGTTGTGGACCTCTTCTATATCCCAACGCTGCCGAAGTGGTCAGCTATCTCAAGCTGTTTCACAGTTCATCCAAATGAGACAAGCCGGGGTTGAACCAAACCACATCACATTCGTTACACTCTTCTCCGGCTGTGCTCACTTTCCAGCTAAAGCACCATTGTTTGGGCCCTCGCTTCATGCTTATGCGTCTAAACTGGGCTTAGACAGGACTAATGTGATGGTGGGGACGGCACTAGTTGATATGTATGCAAAGTCTGGTCGGGTGGAGCTTGCTAGATTGGTTTTTAGTGGGATGGAGGTGAAGAATTCAATGTCTTGGAATACTATGATTGATGGGTACATGAGAAATGGAAATGTGAGGGATGCAGTTgaggtgtttgatgaaatgcccgAGAGACGTGGACCGCTTTGA